In a single window of the Thermococcus sp. genome:
- the moaA gene encoding GTP 3',8-cyclase MoaA: MTLYDRFGRPVTNLRISLTQDCNYACFFCHREGQHFNARLELTPSEIERLVRIASRLGIKKVKLTGGEPTVRGDIIEIVRRIKPYLRDLSMTTNGSRLKELARPLAEAGLDRVNVSLHSLRPEIYKKITGVDMLDVVLEGIEEAVKYLSPVKLNMTVMKGLNDDEIWEMVDFAAETGAILQLIELEAPREFTETRFFRKYFYPLKPVEKKLEEMAVEIRERRMHRRRKYFIPTDYGIAEVEVVRAMHNTVFCANCTRLRVTSDGKFKTCLLRKNDLIDFATAMRNGASDEELAEILRQAVLMREPYWK, from the coding sequence ATGACCCTCTACGACCGCTTCGGCAGGCCAGTAACGAACCTGAGGATTTCGCTCACCCAGGACTGCAACTATGCATGCTTCTTCTGCCACAGGGAGGGACAGCACTTCAACGCGAGGCTGGAGCTGACGCCCTCCGAGATAGAGAGACTCGTCCGCATAGCGTCAAGGCTCGGGATAAAGAAGGTCAAGCTCACCGGCGGCGAGCCAACGGTTAGAGGGGATATCATCGAAATTGTGAGAAGGATAAAGCCATACCTCCGAGACCTCTCCATGACGACCAACGGAAGCCGCTTGAAGGAGCTGGCCAGACCCCTGGCCGAGGCAGGCCTGGACCGGGTCAACGTCTCGCTCCACAGCCTCAGACCCGAGATCTACAAGAAGATCACAGGCGTTGACATGCTCGACGTTGTTCTTGAGGGAATCGAGGAGGCCGTGAAATACCTCAGTCCGGTCAAGCTCAACATGACCGTGATGAAGGGTCTCAACGATGACGAGATATGGGAGATGGTGGACTTTGCGGCAGAGACCGGGGCGATCCTCCAGCTCATAGAACTCGAAGCCCCCAGGGAGTTCACGGAGACGAGGTTCTTCAGAAAGTACTTCTACCCCCTCAAACCGGTCGAGAAGAAGCTTGAGGAAATGGCCGTTGAAATCCGCGAGAGGCGGATGCACAGAAGGAGGAAGTACTTCATTCCCACCGATTACGGCATCGCCGAGGTTGAGGTCGTGAGGGCCATGCACAACACAGTTTTCTGCGCCAACTGCACCCGCCTGAGGGTCACCTCCGACGGCAAGTTCAAGACGTGCCTCCTGAGAAAGAACGACCTGATAGACTTCGCCACAGCCATGAGAAACGGGGCGAGTGATGAGGAGCTGGCCGAAATCCTGAGGCAGGCCGTTCTCATGCGCGAACCCTACTGGAAGTGA
- a CDS encoding class I SAM-dependent methyltransferase family protein has protein sequence MPALKVPRREAEPVKRRLKSLGLYDGKRRPRREGGYVLLPVISDPRIEGLGYEVLPAELPLRPERQIYRNLESVLAERLSEEELKHLRRYDIIGDIAVIQIPPELEHRVEDIVWGLRKVHPFLRVIARKGFHEGAFRIRDYSIIWGERRLNTVHKENGVEIKVDLSKAFFNPRMKGERYRLAQLVRDGERILIPFAGVLPYALVIARYKRVKITAVELNREAYELGRENIELNRKKLKGEIEFIHGDVFEVLPELPTYDRVISPTPRGVDALALTLSKAEGWLHYYDFVHEADIEAFRERIIEECERQGKDCKVKIKKVSDFKPHVFKVCADVKVVD, from the coding sequence ATGCCGGCGCTTAAAGTTCCCAGGAGAGAGGCAGAGCCCGTCAAGAGAAGGCTAAAGAGCCTTGGCCTCTACGATGGGAAGAGGAGGCCGAGGAGGGAGGGGGGGTACGTTCTCCTGCCGGTCATCAGCGACCCACGGATCGAGGGGCTCGGCTACGAGGTTCTCCCGGCAGAGCTCCCCCTTCGGCCGGAGAGGCAGATATACAGGAACCTTGAGAGCGTCCTCGCCGAGAGGCTGAGCGAGGAAGAGCTGAAGCACCTTAGGCGCTACGACATAATAGGGGACATAGCGGTCATCCAGATACCCCCCGAGCTTGAGCACCGGGTTGAGGACATAGTCTGGGGCCTAAGAAAGGTCCATCCATTTCTGAGGGTCATCGCCCGGAAGGGGTTCCACGAGGGAGCCTTTAGGATAAGGGACTACTCGATAATCTGGGGTGAGAGGAGACTGAACACGGTTCACAAAGAGAACGGCGTCGAGATAAAGGTCGACCTCTCAAAGGCCTTCTTCAACCCGAGGATGAAGGGCGAGCGTTATCGGCTGGCCCAGCTCGTGAGGGACGGGGAAAGGATTCTAATTCCCTTCGCCGGCGTCTTGCCGTATGCGCTCGTCATAGCGCGCTATAAGAGGGTCAAAATTACCGCAGTGGAGCTGAACAGAGAGGCGTACGAGCTCGGCCGTGAGAACATCGAGCTAAACAGGAAAAAGCTGAAGGGAGAGATAGAGTTCATCCACGGCGATGTTTTCGAGGTGCTCCCGGAGCTCCCAACCTACGACAGGGTAATAAGCCCCACGCCGAGGGGCGTTGATGCGCTCGCGCTGACCCTCTCAAAGGCCGAGGGATGGCTCCACTACTACGACTTCGTGCACGAGGCCGATATTGAGGCATTCAGGGAGAGAATAATTGAGGAATGCGAGCGCCAAGGAAAGGACTGCAAGGTTAAAATCAAGAAGGTCAGCGACTTCAAGCCCCACGTTTTCAAGGTCTGTGCGGACGTGAAGGTTGTGGATTAG